From a single Anabas testudineus chromosome 5, fAnaTes1.2, whole genome shotgun sequence genomic region:
- the LOC113153778 gene encoding SPRY domain-containing protein 3-like, with product MDDINLHYRFLNWRRRIREIREVRAVRYRERLKRMLRDGDILRYHGNSDEVGCFVAARPLSRRNRYFEVTIVDTGVRGMIAVGLVPQLYKLDHQPGWLPHSVAFHADDGKLYNGNTVGQQFGPKCCRGDRIGCGISLDSMDDGQLTVFFTKNGKEVGSVEIPASPDALYPAVGMHSLGEEVLLDLNAEWGMEEDDGLMIVDSHEEDWARLHDIKVTGTLLEYTGKGKSIVDVGLAQARRPLNTRFHYYELEITDAGEKCYIALGLARRDYPKNRHPGWSRGSIAYHADDGKLFQGSGVGEPFGPRCFEGDIMGCGIMFPRDFNLDGGDDVDVDDWDLDELPKPSKVHNELYANIEDDEVDEGEDLEGRKVTVFFTRNGKVVGRREVALPAEGFYPTIGMMSAGEKVRVDLHPLSG from the exons ATGGACGACATAAACCTTCATTACCGCTTTCTGAACTGGAGGAGGCGAATCAGAGAAATTCGTGAGGTGCGAGCAGTGAGATACAGGGAGCGGCTCAAAAGGATGCTTAGAGACGGAGACATACTCAG GTATCATGGGAATTCAGATGAAGTGGGCTGTTTTGTGGCGGCCAGGCCGTTGTCAAGAAGAAACCGCTATTTTGAA GTCACCATCGTCGATACAGGAGTGAGGGGGATGATTGCTGTTGGTTTGGTGCCTCAGTTATACAAACTGGACCATCAGCCAGGCTGGCTGCCACATTCTGTGGCTTTTCATGCTGATGATGGGAA GCTGTATAATGGCAACACTGTAGGGCAGCAGTTCGGTCCTAAATGCTGCAGAGGTGATAGAATCGGCTGTGGAATATCTCTAGATTCGATGGACGATGGACAATTAACAGTCTTTTTTACCAAGAATGGCAAAGAA GTCGGCAGTGTAGAAATCCCAGCTTCTCCTGACGCTCTTTACCCTGCTGTGGGAATGCACTCTCTGGGGGAAGAAGTGTTGCTGGACCTGAACGCAGAATGGGGTATGGAGGAAGATGACGGACTGATGATAGTGGACAGTCATGAAGAGGACTGGGCCCGTCTCCATGACATCAAGGTGACAGGCACG CTGCTCGAGTACACTGGGAAAGGGAAGAGCATCGTAGACGTGGGCTTGGCTCAGGCTCGTCGGCCTCTCAACACGCGCTTCCACTACTATGAACTGGAAATCACAGATGCTGGAGAGAAGTGTTATATCGCCCTGGGGCTGGCACGCAGG GACTACCCTAAAAACAGACATCCTGGTTGGAGCAGAGGGTCCATAGCCTATCATGCAG ATGATGGAAAGCTGTTCCAGGGCAGCGGGGTCGGGGAACCGTTTGGCCCACGTTGCTTTGAAGGTGACATTATGGGCTGTGGGATCATGTTTCCACGTGACTTCAACCTTGACGGAGGAG ATGATGTAGATGTAGATGACTGGGACCTCGATGAGCTTCCTAAGCCTAGCAAGGTTCATAATGAGTTGTATGCAAACATTGAAGATGATGAGGTGGATGAAGGAGAAGATTTGGAGGGGAGGAAGGTCACG GTGTTCTTCACTCGAAATGGAAAGGTTGTGGGCCGGAGGGAAGTGGCATTACCGGCAGAAGGCTTCTACCCCACTATTGGCATGATGAGCGCTGGAGAGAAAGTCAGAGTGGACCTGCACCCACTCAGTGGCTGA
- the LOC113154881 gene encoding insulin-like growth factor-binding protein 3, translated as MHLYLTILVLLLLQPALSGPVPLTTPSRGSLASKGQPSPSQPPVDLNALAVGEPCGVYTLGCAHGLRCAPPEDEPKPLRALLEGRGICTISSSASPTDEVQTAATAPTEDPEEAPCRKLLTTLIKGLNAHLFKSDHDIYMPNCDKRGFFRKKQCWSSRGKQRGNCWCVDENGLPVSSKNKRRGGLSC; from the exons ATGCACCTGTATTTAACCATCCTGGTGCTGCTTCTCCTTCAGCCGGCTCTGTCCGGCCCAGTGCCACTGACCACACCATCCAGAGGAAGTCTGGCGAGTAAAGGACAACCTTCACCAAGTCAGCCACCTGTAGATTTAAATGCTCTTGCTGTTGGAGAACCATGTGGTGTCTACACTCTGGGCTGTGCCCACGGTCTGCGTTGTGCTCCTCCTGAGGATGAGCCAAAGCCCCTTCGTGCTCTGCTGGAAGGCAGAGGAATCTGCACTATTTCCAGCAGTGCCAGCCCCACCGATGAGGTCCAAACTGCAG CCACAGCACCTACTGAGGATCCAGAAGAG GCTCCATGTCGTAAGCTTCTAACTACACTCATCAAAGGCCTTAATGCCCATTTATTCAAATCAGATCATGATATCTACATGCCCAACTGTGACAAGCGTGGTTTCTTCAGAAAGAAGCAG TGCTGGTCATCTCGAGGCAAGCAGCGTGGCAACTGTTGGTGTGTGGATGAGAACGGCTTGCCAGTGTCTTCAAAGAACAAGAGGAGAGGTGGCTTGAGTTGTTAA